The DNA window GCGTGCCCACCCTTCAGTGCACACACTCCTAACCTGAGAGACCCACGGCATTGTTGAATCAACAGCTGTAGGGAAAAGCTCACTGCTTGACATATATCACCAAAACCTGGTTATTTCAGCAGCTGACTGAGAGAGACATGGGAAAAAGAGCTCCTCATTTTATGACACCTTCATCTCAAACACTGTAGTTACAGGGGGAGCATCCAACTTCCCAGAGCAGGTCACCTAAGCATTTAGGGCCAACCTATGAAACTGTAAGCATTTTACAACTCACCAAAGTTAACCTCCCTCATTCCAGGGTTAAGATTAATGTTAATAGAAAAACAATGCCGTTCCCTAACTACACAAGGAAATGTAGAAAGCATTTCCTTCCAGTCCTTCAGATTCTGGAATTATTCCCCACTTTAATGAGCATTACCTCTATACAATGCAGCATTTCCTCCAAAAGAAACGTACTTCCTTTTCTACCACCCAAACACTTGTCCTAAAATGAGATTATATCCTTTCTTACCCAGGGTTCAAGTGATATCCTTGCCATCATAATACAAAGCAAGACTTAATCAAAAGTTTCCCTGAAGCCAAACTCAGTCCCCATCCTACTACACTTTAGGAGGCATATTTGGGGAAGCAGAGGACAGTTTAAATCTCACAGGTTAACCTTCCTGCTTTTCTAACAGCTTTACAAGATGGAAGTAGGACCTCAATGGCCCATTCCTACTGCTTGAACTTCTACCTAAGTATTTGTTGAGAAATTTAATgacaatgaaaggaaaattccagtaaaccagattttttccccccactcttAATTCTATGTTCCTACAACTTGTAGCTCTCCTAATAAAATTGGTCTTGTCCTATCAAGGCCAATTCCACACTAGTCCCAGAAAATTTAGTTGAAGTTCAGTAGTAGGTCTTCACAGTTAGGTAACATTTTGGCCATCCTTTTCACGAGTAGCTTTGCTCACATCACCACCCAAACTAACATTATACTACTTCTGTTTCTCCTCAACTGGTCCTATACCCTACTAATATCTGATTTCCCGACTACTGCTTGTCAGTGTCAACAGATGAAGGACCAAAGCTCAACAGTACACCCAGTCCCCACCACAGACTTCCAAAGGACAGAATTTCAAGCATTCCCCCTTCCCACTTACACTGCCCATTGCTTTGCTCCCACCAGTgctcaaagaagaaaacataacACACAAGACAATGAACACACTGCAACAAGTGATGTCATACGGACTGTGCAAACTGATCAATCTACTCCTCACTGTTTTGTTTATGGGCTGGACAAATTCATCAATCCTTTTAACACCAACCTGGCTGCAGCTATGcacaaaatgcaagaaaaagcCCTCCTTATTTAGAccttttttatattaaaaaaagcttttttaaaggGTTCTTTATGCTGTGTGCCATGTAAGACAAATTACTGATATAGCCACTGCTTTCAATGTAAAAACCTCATTTATATCAGAGTAGTATCTCTCTgtaacatcttttttttccccgaCCACACATTATCGTCCACACTGATCTATGCTTTTAAGTTTGATCGATTAGCACCGGCTGTACTACAGCTTGTTTCCCCCCCTGCTTCAAGAAACATCTGACATCGTTCTCCATCAAAGACAGTGAATGCAGGATCACACTTTTTATACGGAACAAACCCCTCTATCAGCTGCTATAGACTCGTGCTGGACGCTTCCAGGAAGTTCGTCCCAGCGGATGAGCCCGTGCTGGATTGTCCCAGCAGCGCCGTGCTGGGAACAGCCCGGAGCCGAGGCGGCCCCTCGGGAACAGCGGCTGCGCTGCTGCCGCCGCACCAGCACCTCCACGGGGGCAAGAAACAGGCCAGGCACGGGCAACACACCCGCCTGGCCTCCCCAGCACTTCAGACTGGCTCTAAATCACAGAACCACCGAGGCTCGAAAAGCGCTCTGAGGTCGACCAGGGAGGGACCCAACATCACCGTGTCAACCacggcactgagtgccacgtccgGTCTGCTTAAACAGCTCCAGGGACGGtggctccaccacctccctgggctgcccaTTCCAGCGTCCGATCACTCTTTCTGAGAATAAATTCTTCCTGGtgtccaacccaaacctcccccGGTACAGCTGAAGACCATGTCCTAtcgctggttgcctgggagcagagccgGACTCTCGCACCTGGCTGtaccctcctgtcagggactTGTGGAGAGCGACGAGGcctctcctgagcctccttttctgcGGGCTGAGCTCCCCCGGCCGCTCCTCACAGGACAAGcgctccagacccttccccagctccgctGCCCTTCTCCAGGCTCGCTCCATATGGAGCGCGGGGCGGAGCTGGACCTCAGCACAGCTAAGCCGGCGGGGAAGGAACCTCCTCCGCAGCTCCCCCGATCCCGCTTTTCCGGGCTGCGTTCGGGGAGTGCGGGGGGCGAAACTTCCTATTAAGGGCACGGCGGCCGCGGGCCCGCAGCTCTGCGGCGCCGCCATGGCGGGGCCTCCCTCGCTCCCTCCCTCGGGCCGCGGCTGCGCGCTCGGGGCGGCGGGAAGCGCCGCTGCCTCCGCTGCacctgccgccgccgccgcgggggaGGGCGATGCGGCGGCACCCGGGGCGCCCCGCCCGCAACCCCCCGCCGCGAAACCCGCGCCGCGCTCACCCACGCTCCGGTAGCCCAGGATCGCGATCTTGCGGGACTTGGACGGCGGCATCTTctcccccgcccggccccgaACCACATCAAgggcggcggctgcggcggagggcggcggcgggcggctgtgggggcgcggggcgcggcgcCAGCGACAtgcggggggcgcggggggagcggcggcggccggagcGCGCTCGGGACGCGCGGCGCtggcagcggcggggccgcaCCACGTgaccgccgccgccgcgcgccGGCCCCGCGTACGCACCTGCGCGTCACAGGAAAAAACTCCCTGCGTCACCCCCGCCCGGCGCGCGCCGATTGGCCGGCGCGGCAACGGCGGCGGGCGGGGATTGGCCGGGGAGCGGCAACGGCGGCGTTCGaaggggagggggcggggccgggcgggcaaGGGCGAGCGGGGAcgagggcggggggggggagaggCGCGCGCCAAGGGCCCGCGCGCGTGCGCGCGCAGCGTGAGGCGGTTGGTGCGTCCCGCGcgcgctgcccggccccggccccgttCCCGAGCTCCCTCACCTTGGTCATCCTGTCTCTGTCCCGTCCCCGAGCTCCCTCACCTTgctcatcctgtccctgtcccgaGCTCCCTCACCTTGCTCATCCTGTCTCTGTCCCGTCCCCGAGCTCCCTCACCTTgctcatcctgtccctgtcccgaGCTCCCTCACCTTGCTCATCCTGTCTCTGTCCCGTCCCCGAGCTCCCTCACCTTGCTCATCCTGTCCCGTTCCCGAGCTCCCTCACCTTGGTCATCCTTTCTCTGTCCCGTTCCCGAGCTCCCTCACCTTGCTCATCTTGTCCCTGTCCCGAGCTCCCTCACCTTGCTCATCCTGTCCCGTTCCCGAGCTCCCTCACCTTgctcatcctgtccctgtcccgttcCCGAGCTCCCTCACCTTGCTCATCCTGTCCCGTTCCCGAGCTCCCTCACCTTgctcatcctgtccctgtcccgttcCCGAGCTCCCTCACCTTGCTCATCCTGTCCCGTTCCCGAGCTCCCTCACCTTGGTcgtcctgtccctgtccctctcccgTCCCCTATCTCCGGCACCTTGGTCATCCTGTCCcggtcactgtccctgtcctggtcTCTATCCCCGTCCCAGTCCCGTCCCCGAGCTCCGTCACCTTGGtcatcctgtccctgtccctgtccctatccccGTCCCTATGCCTGTCTCAGTCCCGTTCCCGGACCCGGCCCAATCCCGTCCCTATCCCCGTCCCGGtctccttccccatccccatctcaGTCCCTATCCCCGTGCACATCCCTGTTCCTATCCCTATCCCTGTCCCGGTCCCTGTTtccgtccctgtccccatcccaatcccgtCCCCCGCCCCTGCCCAATCCCGttcctctccccatccctgtctccatcccagtccctgtcTCCTTCCCCATGCCCGTGGCCATCCCCGTTCCTCTCCCCATCGCAGGGGCTCCTCCCCAGGCACTGGGATCTGGCGCTGCCCCTGCCGTGTCCCCGCAGGCTCCAGGGTGCCGTGCCGGGAAGGGCCGCTCGGCCGGCCTTGTTTGAATTTGTTTGAATTTATCTCGCTGCCTCTTCAGAGCGTTCCCCGTGCGCGCAGATGATTTATGGAGAAACGTCGGGTGCCAGCGTCGATATAAAGTGTTGGGAATTGCATGGAAGGGAAGGCAGCGTTTGGGAGCTTGGGAATGGTTAACTGTGAGATCCAAGGGGTGGGGAGTTTTCCGCTGTGAAAAGAGGGCTGCGTGTACTGGTGGTGGCTGCAACACTTGCAACACTTGATGGATGCAGAATTTAAGGGAGAAAGACAGGAAAGTCATATTCCCCCTTCTACACTTTGAACAAACTTCTACATTTTGAACACTTTGGATTAATACAAACCCTTTAcacattttcttgaaaaatgaatgttagaatgattttttttttaatgtgcatcTTTTTGGGGAACACTGATACCTAGCACACAATTATGCCAGGGTACAACAAACCACACTAGCAGCTGGATGATATTGAGTGACATGGATTGGCTTCTCCCTGATCTCACCCATCCACTCCCACATATTCATCTAACCTGGTGAGAGGGTGGGGAACTAAAGCAAAAGAAAGCCATTTGTGCACAAAAGTGATTTACTTCTGGAGGAGCAGACAGGCTTTTGGGAGATGCCTGCATTTTTTTGGGATAGTCTAATTATACCCTTCATCTTCTGGATAATGGGATTTTACAGGACAAGTGCTGGTGACCAGTTAAACAGCAGGAATAACAGCTTTCAGTGAATAGGTCCATGATGGAAGGATAGTTTTTTCTTGAGGAAACATGGGGGGT is part of the Vidua chalybeata isolate OUT-0048 chromosome 1, bVidCha1 merged haplotype, whole genome shotgun sequence genome and encodes:
- the LOC128794245 gene encoding tetra-peptide repeat homeobox protein 1-like, with the protein product MRGARGERRRPERARDARRWQRRGPARVRAQREAVGASRARCPAPAPFPSSLTLVILSLSRPRAPSPCSSCPCPELPHLAHPVSVPSPSSLTLLILSLSRAPSPCSSCLCPVPELPHLAHPVPFPSSLTLVILSLSRSRAPSPCSSCPCPELPHLAHPVPFPSSLTLLILSLSRSRAPSPCSSCPVPELPHLAHPVPVPFPSSLTLLILSRSRAPSPWSSCPCPSPVPYLRHLGHPVPVTVPVLVSIPVPVPSPSSVTLVILSLSLSLSPSLCLSQSRSRTRPNPVPIPVPVSFPIPISVPIPVHIPVPIPIPVPVPVSVPVPIPIPSPAPAQSRSSPHPCLHPSPCLLPHARGHPRSSPHRRGSSPGTGIWRCPCRVPAGSRVPCREGPLGRPCLNLFEFISLPLQSVPRARR